A region from the Desulfomonile tiedjei genome encodes:
- a CDS encoding ATP-binding protein, translating to MLDSLTVITVFCLYMMLLFLTALWVERRSAAGRSLVNNSLVYSLSLAVYCTAWTYYGSVGKAATSGLLFLPIYLGPTIAIVLWWTVLRKLVRIKTVHHITSIADFISARYNKSETVAALATVIALVGTMPYIALQFKAVISTFAIITSPETTSWIGMHLGPVVVALMIVFTIILGIRRLDPTERHPGLIMAVAVECVVKLVAFLAAGIFVTYFMFDGFGDIFGRLSESVPTAQVKIWSTDHASPVTWATYLILSMSAIIFLPRQFHVGVVENFDENHIRTAMWLFPLYMLLINIFVFPIAMGGLLQGYPATEADTFVLDLPLHAGQKWLSVSVFIGGASAATGMIMISSITVSTMITNHLLLPIVGWIKWLGFLRRHLLKCRWVSVAGIIVIGYWFERQVGESYMLVNIGMIAFAASLQFAPVILGGIFWRRGNKAGALMGLSAGFVIWFYTLLLPAFVRSGWISDGLLRNGPWGIGLLSPEQLFGVLPLDNLSQAVFWSMFFNIGLYVLGSLYFKQSEEEQSVAEDFVGALTTSAALSRSSHRESYIDAEDKSKLIARLLGQYFGETEAASMTEKCLQAAGIKGTSRISIVELAGLHSEVEKSLAGSIGAAAAHKALREAKIFTANEARELSEVFAEILASLRVTPGELERKIDYYQEREALLTQHAAELEEKVKERTRDLQAAQAELIKREKLSVLGQLTAIVSHELRNPLGVIRSSGYYLARKFGNSEDKVKKHLERIEQQVGLCDAIIGELLEYTRGRRSTVAHGEINPWLEEILDQMTPPDGMRLLRKLSPILPPVHFDREKMRRVVVNLVENAVQAVVTRQAAETEQKRAYWPQVTVTTSIAGHGVRIEVEDNGIGMDSETADRAFEPLFTTRARGTGLGLAIVRKIVEEHSGSVSLRSLPNVGTMVTVVIPGEPRSGQKPAEN from the coding sequence ATGCTTGACTCCTTGACTGTCATCACAGTGTTTTGCCTTTACATGATGTTGCTCTTCCTTACCGCGCTATGGGTGGAACGGAGGTCAGCGGCCGGAAGGAGTCTCGTCAACAATTCCCTTGTCTACAGCCTATCGCTGGCGGTCTACTGCACCGCGTGGACGTACTATGGCAGTGTCGGTAAGGCTGCAACGTCGGGACTGCTCTTTCTGCCCATATATCTCGGTCCCACTATTGCCATTGTCCTTTGGTGGACCGTCTTGCGCAAACTCGTCCGGATCAAGACCGTGCATCACATAACGAGCATCGCGGATTTTATTTCAGCCCGTTACAACAAATCGGAGACTGTGGCCGCGCTTGCCACTGTGATAGCTCTCGTCGGCACGATGCCGTACATCGCACTCCAGTTCAAAGCCGTCATCTCCACGTTTGCCATCATTACCTCTCCGGAAACGACTTCATGGATCGGAATGCATCTGGGCCCTGTGGTAGTGGCCCTAATGATCGTGTTTACCATTATCCTGGGCATCAGGCGGCTGGACCCCACCGAGAGGCACCCGGGCCTCATCATGGCGGTGGCGGTGGAATGCGTGGTGAAGCTGGTGGCTTTTCTCGCGGCAGGCATTTTCGTCACGTATTTCATGTTCGACGGCTTCGGTGACATTTTCGGGAGGCTATCCGAGAGCGTTCCAACCGCTCAGGTGAAGATCTGGTCAACTGACCACGCCTCTCCGGTCACGTGGGCCACTTATTTGATACTATCCATGTCCGCGATCATATTTCTACCCCGGCAATTCCATGTGGGCGTGGTGGAAAACTTCGACGAAAACCACATTCGCACGGCAATGTGGCTTTTCCCCCTGTACATGCTTTTGATCAACATCTTCGTGTTTCCCATTGCCATGGGGGGGCTGCTCCAGGGGTATCCGGCAACCGAGGCCGACACCTTTGTTCTGGATCTGCCGTTGCATGCAGGCCAAAAATGGCTGTCCGTTTCGGTTTTCATCGGTGGTGCTTCCGCAGCCACAGGAATGATTATGATCAGCTCCATCACCGTATCGACCATGATAACCAACCACTTGTTGTTGCCGATCGTAGGGTGGATCAAATGGCTGGGCTTCCTTAGGCGGCACCTGCTGAAATGCCGGTGGGTCTCCGTCGCGGGAATAATTGTTATCGGGTACTGGTTTGAACGACAAGTCGGCGAATCCTACATGCTGGTCAACATCGGCATGATCGCGTTCGCGGCTTCTCTTCAGTTTGCTCCTGTAATTTTGGGAGGGATTTTCTGGCGCCGAGGCAACAAGGCAGGCGCGTTGATGGGTTTGAGCGCGGGGTTCGTCATATGGTTTTATACCTTGTTGCTGCCGGCATTTGTGAGAAGCGGCTGGATATCTGACGGTCTGTTACGCAATGGTCCCTGGGGCATAGGGCTTCTGAGCCCGGAACAACTCTTTGGTGTTTTGCCTCTGGATAACCTCTCGCAGGCGGTGTTTTGGTCTATGTTCTTCAATATCGGCCTCTATGTCCTGGGGTCTCTCTACTTCAAGCAGAGCGAGGAAGAACAAAGCGTCGCTGAGGATTTTGTGGGCGCGCTCACCACGAGCGCGGCTCTGAGTCGTTCCAGCCACCGAGAGTCGTACATTGATGCGGAAGACAAAAGCAAGTTGATAGCCAGGCTGCTCGGCCAATACTTTGGCGAAACGGAAGCGGCTTCAATGACGGAAAAATGTCTTCAGGCCGCGGGGATCAAAGGAACGAGCCGGATTTCGATTGTGGAACTGGCCGGTCTTCATAGTGAGGTGGAAAAATCCCTGGCGGGTTCCATAGGGGCCGCTGCGGCCCACAAGGCACTCAGAGAGGCCAAGATCTTTACCGCCAACGAAGCAAGGGAACTCTCGGAAGTGTTCGCAGAGATCCTCGCAAGCTTGAGGGTGACCCCCGGGGAATTGGAGCGAAAAATAGACTACTATCAGGAACGAGAAGCCTTGCTCACCCAGCACGCGGCCGAATTGGAGGAGAAAGTCAAAGAGCGCACCCGGGACCTTCAGGCCGCGCAAGCTGAACTGATCAAACGCGAGAAGCTCTCCGTCCTTGGGCAACTCACAGCAATAGTAAGCCATGAATTGCGCAATCCCCTGGGAGTGATCCGTTCTTCCGGTTACTACCTGGCGCGGAAGTTCGGTAATTCAGAGGACAAGGTCAAGAAGCATCTTGAGCGAATCGAGCAGCAGGTAGGGCTATGCGACGCCATCATAGGGGAACTGCTGGAATACACCAGGGGAAGACGGTCCACTGTCGCGCATGGAGAAATCAATCCTTGGCTTGAAGAGATATTGGATCAGATGACTCCGCCGGACGGAATGAGGCTATTGCGCAAACTCTCTCCAATACTTCCGCCGGTGCACTTTGACCGGGAGAAGATGCGTCGCGTGGTGGTGAATCTCGTTGAGAACGCTGTTCAAGCTGTGGTCACTCGACAAGCCGCTGAGACCGAACAAAAGCGCGCCTATTGGCCGCAGGTGACCGTTACCACTTCTATTGCCGGCCACGGGGTCCGGATCGAAGTGGAAGACAACGGCATCGGCATGGATTCCGAAACCGCGGACCGCGCTTTTGAGCCACTTTTCACGACTCGCGCGCGAGGGACGGGATTGGGCCTTGCCATAGTCAGAAAAATCGTCGAAGAACATTCCGGATCAGTCTCCCTGAGAAGTTTGCCTAACGTCGGGACGATGGTCACCGTGGTCATACCAGGTGAGCCGCGATCGGGACAAAAACCAGCGGAAAACTAG